The following is a genomic window from SAR324 cluster bacterium.
TGGTGTTGATATCACCTTTCTAGTGAGACCCAAAAGGGCTGAGATACTGAGTCACCAAGGGTTGATTGTTGAAACTCCGACCCAGACGATTCGAATACAACCTCAATTGGTAACGAAAGATAAGCTTTTTCAGAACTATGACCTAGTGATGTTGAGTCCAAAGGCCTACGATCTTGAAGATGCCCTTGAGACGGTAAAGGAAGTCCCGGGCAATCCCCTTTACCTACCTTTGTTGAATGGTTTTGACCACCTCCAGCGAATGGATGATGAATTTGGGAGAGACAGAGTGATGGGTGGTGTGGCTCATATTGCAGCAGAGTTAACTGATAAAGGGGTCGTTCGCCAACTCAATTCACTGCACCGTTTTACTTTCGGGACAAGGCATGCTTGTCAGGAACCATTAGCAACCAAATTGGCACAACTCACCGAACAAGCATCATTTGATATTATTCAGAGTAAAAATATTGAGCAGTCGCTTTGGGACAAATGGACCTTCTTAGCCACCTTGGCCTCGATGAATACACTGATGCGGGCGAATGTGGGAGTGATTGAGTCAACAGAGTTTGGTGGTCAGGCTATGGGGCGAATGTTTGATGAGTGCTGTTCAATTGCTGAGAAGTCAGGATTCCAGATTTCTGAGGCAGTTCGAACCAAAGCCTTGGAAATCCTAAGAAAAGAAAATTCTGATTTTACTGCTTCGATGTTGCGGGATTTAGAATCAGGAAACCAGACAGAGCATGAACATATTATTGGCTCCATGCTACGTCGTGGGAAACAAGCCAAGTTAGACTGCCCTAGCTTACAACTTGCTTTCACACATATGACGATACGAGAGCTAAAAGAAAGCTAATCTCAATACCTGCTGATCTCTAATCGGTTCTTGCTCTTAATTGGTGACCAACCATGATAACTGATTCCCAAAAAGTTTTTCATAAAAGGACCAGGGTCATACGACTAAAATTTTGTTTTATCTGCTTTACCTTAATTTTTATAGCTTCACATAAATTACACGCAACTCATTACGGTGGAGCGCCGTCCTACAAAAAGTGGAATAAAAGAGAGTCTGTAGATTCCAGCATTTTCATAACGACTGAGAATTCCTCTTCTTCTACTTCCTCCAGTTCTTCTGGAGATAAGTACGATCCCTATGCATTATTTCTTCAGAATAACTATCATCTAATCCAAGAACAAGTGGCTCAGGGGTTCGGATCTTCTTTAGAAGTGATTGCGCAATTCTATGGCTGTCAGGAACCTTTATACAAAAATGCAAGAATTACGTTGAATGCCAATTACACATTGCTATTTGATGAGAAACAAAGTGACAAGTATATACAGCAAAGCATTGAGCAGGTACTGCTGAAAAATGAGCTTCTGCGAAATGAGTGCAAAAATTTACCTATGAAGGCTACCTAAAATTTCTGAAACTATGTCACATGAATTAAAGATTTTCTGCTTTGTGTTGATTCTTTGTTTGCCAGAAATACATCTTTCTCATGCTGGCCACGACGGAGGCCACTCGATGAGAAGTAGTCGGCCAACATTTACACGCAGTAGCGGGTCAGGCCCTTTCCAAATGACAAAAGGCAGCACAGCCTCCACATCTTCAAGTACCTCCAGAGATCGATATTCCGCTTTCCTTTGGGATCAATATGATGGCATTCAAGAACAAGTGGCTCAGGGGGATGGAGAATACCTTGAAGTAATCGCTAGGTTCATTGGCTGCCCGACTGAGTTTTCGGGGGTATTCAAAACTGAATTGAATCAGAACTATGAATTACTCTTTGAAAAACCTAATGATGCTGATCATCTTGAACAAGGAATCACTGGAGTCTTACAGAAAGCCAGTCATCTACGAGATGTCTGCAATCCCAAATTATTGTCAGAAGCTTAATTCATGCTTGACAGATACATGATTTCATAAAGGGGAAATTTCAACCCATCCATTAAATCAAGGCCACCATGATTCAATTTTTACAGATTTCCTCACTCATGTTGATTTCCATTCTACTTGGAACTCTAACAGCTTACGCCTGTCATGAAGGAGATTTTACTGCTCTCAGTAAAGGGCATTATAAGTGGGGGGAAAGTGCTGGACTTCTGCAATATACTGAAAATAT
Proteins encoded in this region:
- a CDS encoding 2-dehydropantoate 2-reductase gives rise to the protein MKILMLGAGGVGGYFGARLHEAGVDITFLVRPKRAEILSHQGLIVETPTQTIRIQPQLVTKDKLFQNYDLVMLSPKAYDLEDALETVKEVPGNPLYLPLLNGFDHLQRMDDEFGRDRVMGGVAHIAAELTDKGVVRQLNSLHRFTFGTRHACQEPLATKLAQLTEQASFDIIQSKNIEQSLWDKWTFLATLASMNTLMRANVGVIESTEFGGQAMGRMFDECCSIAEKSGFQISEAVRTKALEILRKENSDFTASMLRDLESGNQTEHEHIIGSMLRRGKQAKLDCPSLQLAFTHMTIRELKES
- a CDS encoding DUF3015 family protein yields the protein MITDSQKVFHKRTRVIRLKFCFICFTLIFIASHKLHATHYGGAPSYKKWNKRESVDSSIFITTENSSSSTSSSSSGDKYDPYALFLQNNYHLIQEQVAQGFGSSLEVIAQFYGCQEPLYKNARITLNANYTLLFDEKQSDKYIQQSIEQVLLKNELLRNECKNLPMKAT
- a CDS encoding DUF3015 family protein; translated protein: MRSSRPTFTRSSGSGPFQMTKGSTASTSSSTSRDRYSAFLWDQYDGIQEQVAQGDGEYLEVIARFIGCPTEFSGVFKTELNQNYELLFEKPNDADHLEQGITGVLQKASHLRDVCNPKLLSEA